In one Mycobacterium sp. NBC_00419 genomic region, the following are encoded:
- a CDS encoding C40 family peptidase, which translates to MVSDLDVLSRAHALFAGAPQTPAIHLDIPTAVHSDAVPAAYRTAADRRIAQLVASRGVDAELATILAHAARDHQDAHRQTGAVLQAARADAAAPPDNPVAQRELLRRRAARLREQRAHVLAARRRARRRLALMRALRYRLRRRGRRLPPPNSRAGFAVRAALSRLGCPYVWGATGPDRFDCSGLVQWAYSQAGVRLDRTTYDQINDGTPVPRPQVRPGDLVFPHAGHVQMAIGNNLVIEAPHAGANVRISPLGAYIAIRRPL; encoded by the coding sequence GTGGTGAGCGACCTCGACGTTCTGAGCCGGGCCCACGCCCTGTTCGCAGGCGCGCCGCAGACCCCCGCGATACACCTCGATATACCGACGGCCGTGCACTCCGATGCCGTACCCGCCGCCTACCGCACCGCCGCCGACCGACGCATCGCCCAGCTGGTCGCCTCCCGGGGCGTGGATGCCGAGTTGGCGACGATCCTGGCTCACGCGGCACGCGACCACCAGGACGCTCACCGCCAAACCGGCGCCGTCCTGCAGGCGGCCCGTGCCGATGCCGCCGCCCCGCCGGACAATCCCGTCGCACAGCGAGAGCTCCTGCGCCGCAGGGCAGCCCGCCTGCGGGAACAGCGCGCGCACGTACTGGCCGCCAGGCGACGGGCTCGGCGGCGGCTCGCCCTGATGCGTGCCCTGCGCTACCGGCTACGCCGCCGCGGCCGTCGGTTGCCGCCGCCGAACTCGCGCGCCGGGTTCGCCGTGCGCGCCGCGCTGTCCCGGCTGGGCTGCCCCTACGTGTGGGGTGCCACCGGGCCGGATCGCTTCGACTGCTCAGGTCTGGTCCAGTGGGCCTACTCGCAGGCCGGTGTGCGACTCGACCGCACCACCTACGACCAGATCAACGACGGCACACCCGTCCCCCGGCCGCAGGTCCGCCCAGGTGACCTGGTGTTTCCGCACGCCGGGCATGTGCAGATGGCGATCGGCAACAACCTGGTGATCGAGGCACCCCATGCCGGGGCCAACGTGCGGATCAGCCCGCTGGGTGCGTACATCGCGATCCGCCGACCGCTCTAG
- a CDS encoding DUF4226 domain-containing protein, translated as MTEHSGQSGEALESARAVLAARDRDLAAADAELSAVIAGAHSAAADAIRRIEAMTAEIESAVVQHAADTPAQGREFARFLLDKQRELVDLVAAAKSDAAAKTAALQGLLHRYQG; from the coding sequence ATGACCGAGCACAGCGGACAGTCGGGGGAGGCCCTGGAGTCCGCCCGTGCTGTGCTCGCCGCGCGGGACCGGGATCTCGCCGCCGCCGACGCCGAACTGTCGGCCGTCATCGCCGGCGCCCACTCGGCGGCCGCCGACGCCATTCGCCGGATCGAGGCGATGACCGCCGAGATCGAATCCGCCGTGGTTCAGCACGCCGCGGACACCCCCGCCCAGGGCCGCGAATTCGCCCGCTTCCTGCTCGACAAACAACGCGAACTCGTCGATCTCGTCGCCGCGGCCAAGTCCGACGCGGCGGCCAAGACCGCTGCGCTACAAGGTCTTCTGCACCGCTACCAAGGGTGA